One part of the Carassius gibelio isolate Cgi1373 ecotype wild population from Czech Republic chromosome B6, carGib1.2-hapl.c, whole genome shotgun sequence genome encodes these proteins:
- the arl6ip6 gene encoding ADP-ribosylation factor-like protein 6-interacting protein 6, with amino-acid sequence MLRFSRDKDGQSLDVYSDDEDNTALAGRRNMSDETNAASRDSELRSSTPGRLPSRKRSWRDTHLWPARIVSVLCSVVIVSFIAVIISFLYIVLKDLRAERITTEDGSEVRLLGFWSILVLSSVAGVLCCSFSWTLTYFDSLEPGMFPPTPLSSARLKRMTGHSFHMGYSMAILNGIVAALTIVWYLT; translated from the exons ATGCTGCGGTTTTCCAGAGATAAGGACGGCCAGTCTTTAGACGTTTATTCTGATGATGAAGATAATACTGCATTAGCAGGAAGAAGAAACATGTCGGATGAAACAAATGCAGCTTCACGTGATAGCGAGCTCCGCAGCTCAACGCCTGGGCGACTGCCCTCGCGCAAGCGGTCCTGGAGAGACACTCACCTGTGGCCCGCTCGAATAGTCTCTGTGCTATGTAGTGTGGTCATCGTCTCATTTATCGCTGTGATAATCTCGTTTTTGTACATCGTATTAAAAG ATCTAAGAGCAGAGAGGATAACCACTGAAGATGGATCAGAAGTGAGACTCCTGG GTTTTTGGAGTATCTTGGTGTTGTCTTCTGTGGCTGGAGTTCTCTGTTGCAGCTTCTCCTGGACCCTAACATACTTTGACTCCCTTGAGCCAGGAATGTTTCCCCCAACTCCTCTTTCCTCTGCCAGACTCAA AAGAATGACTGGACACTCTTTCCACATGGGCTACAGTATGGCTATACTCAACGGCATAGTGGCTGCACTCACTATTGTATGGTATCTCACCTGA